The genomic window AGCCCGAGGCCGCGGTCCCTGCGCAGGGCAACCAGCACGTACAGGGAATAACTCGACAGTTCCAGCGAAATGAATACGACCAGGAAGTGGTTGGCCCCGACCAGCAGCATCATGGCCAGCGTGCACACAAAGAGCAAGACGTAAAATTCCCGGCGGTTCCGTTCCTCGATATCGCTCAACTCCCCGCAGAGGGTGACGATCAGGAACAGGCCCGCGGCCAGCAGCACCTTGAAGACCTGCGAGAACAGGTCCACCTTGTAGGCCCCGGCGAAGCAATACCCTTCCGCTCCCACCGAGGCCAGGCACGCCGCAAGGCCCAGGGCCGAAAGCACAAGCGCCGCGACGTGCTCCCGCTTCGGGTCGGACCGCGCCGTCATCGACAGCAGCAGGAACCAGAGCGCCGACGTCAAGGTGATCAGCTCGGGGGCAAACGACATCCAGTTCATTTCGGCAACCCGTTCATGAAGGGAATCGATGCGGTTTGAATCACGTCGAACATGAGCGCGGGGTAGAGCCCGAAAAGCACCAGGACGAACGCCAGGATCATACGTGGAACGCCCAGGCCGAAGGAGACGTCGGGAAGGTGCGCGTGGCGCTCGTTTTCCGGTCCGTAAAAGGTCTTCTGCACCACCCGCAGCATGAACAGGGCGGTGACCACCAGGGCGAGCACGGCCACGATGCCCCGCACGGGGTAGACCTTGACGGCCGCGATGAAGACCACCAGCTCACCCCAGAAATTCGCCAGCCCGGGGACTCCCATTCCCGCCAGGGCCGCCAGGATGAAATACGCCGAAGCCACCGGCATGATCCGGCTCAACCCGCCCAGCTCCGGAATCATCTTGGTGTGGGTCCGGTCGTAGATATAGCCCACCGAAGAAAACAGCAGCGCGGTCATGATGCCGTGAGAAAACATCTGGAACACGGCCCCGTTGAGCCCGTCCACCGAGACAGTGGACAGCCCGAGGCCGACAACCCCCATGTGCGACACGCTCGAATACCCGATCACGTACTTGAGATCCGTCTGCCGCAGCCCCACCAGGGCGCCGTAGATGATGCCGACGGCGGCCAGCAACGCCATGAGCTGCGCCCAGTACTGCCAGCCCAGGGGGCAGAGGAAGATGCCCACGCGCAGGATGCCGAAGGCGCCGATCTTCATCAGCACGCCCGCGTGAACCATGCTCACCCCCGTGGGAGCGGCCACGTGCCCCACCGGAGACCAGGTGTGGAACGGCCAGACGCCGGCCAGGATACCGAAACCCAGGTAGAGCAGCGGGAAAGCGAACTTTTGAACGTCGGCGCTGAAAACTCCGGGCTGCATGAGCGCCACCACGTCGAACGTGTTCAGTCCCGACCGGGTGAACAGGTAGACGATGGCCGGCAGTATCAGGGCGCTCCCCGCCAGGAGGTACAGGGTGAGCTTCATGGCCCCGTATTCCTTCCTGGTGTGCCCCCAGACGGCGATCAACAGGTACATGGGAAACAGGGAAACGTCATACCAGACGAAAATGAAGAACAGGTCCATGCTCATGAAGAGCCCGAAGACCCCGAGCACCAGGAGAAAATAGAGAGCGTAGTATTCCTTTACCCGCGTTTCCAGCTCCCACATGGTGAGCACGCCCGTGAAGAACACAATTCCCGTCAGCAGCAGGTTGGGCAGGTTGAACCCATCCGCGGCATTGAAGTACTGAATGCCGAGCGAGGGGATCCACATCACTTTCTCCACGAACTGCAGACCGCCCTGGCTCTTGTCGTATGCACAGAACACGATGACGGACAGGACCAGGGTGATCCCCGAGAAAACCGCGCTCACCCGGCGGATCAGGGCCTTGCGTTCCTCGGGAATCGCCACGATCAGCAACAGCCCCGCCAGGCAACTGACGAGGATGGCGGAAAGGTATGGGAAACCGGCATCCGCGATCTGCATCGAGCTCGGAACTCTCCTTCGACGATATCGTTACAGGAAAAAGTAAACCGCCAACATCACCATGACCACAAACGTCGCCAGCAACCGGTACTGGATCATGCCCGACTGGAGGGCGGACGCCAGCCGGCCCCCAAACACCGTGCCCCTGCACACGCCGTCGATGCCGCCGTCGATCACCTTGTCGTCATTGTCCTGGAACAGGCGCGCAATCCCCCGGTCGATCAGCCGGTCGAGCGCCAGGCGGTAGAAATGGTCGATGTACCAGCGTTCGGCAAACAGCCTGTGCAGCGCCGGAACGCGCTCCACGAATCCCACCCGGGGAGCGGAGCGCCGGCCGAATTCCACCCACGCCAGGCCGATCCCCGCCAATGCGAGAGCCAAGGCGATGTAGGGCACGAGGGCAAGGTAGCCTGAGGAATGAATCCCCGGCGGTGCCGATCCCCCCAGCAGGAAACGCTCCAGCGGCTTTTCAAGAAAGCCCAGCAGCACCGTGGCGGCGGCAAGGAGGATCAGCGGCCAGGTCATCAACCAGTGAGCGGTCCCGCCGTGACCGTGCTCCGCTTCCGATCCGCGGTCGCCTTCGTTTTGCCCGGCACGCTCCGCCGGCTCCCGTGGAAAAAGAAGGATGAAGACCAGCCGGAAACCGTAGTAGGCGGTCAGGAACACGCCCAGGAGTGCCGCCGTAAGCCACATGGGATTGGCAAGATCGCCCAGTCCCGCAAGGATCACCTCCTTGCTGAAAAACCCGGAAAGCGGGGGGAGGCCGGCAAGCGACCCAACGGCGATGACGGTGCAGACCATGGGCGCCTTGAGACTCCGCACGCCCAGGCGGCTCAATTCAAAAATATCGTTGGTCTGGTGCCTGTGGATGAACACCCCGGCGCAAAGGAACAGCAGCGCCTTGAATCCGGCGTGGGTCGTCAGGTGAAAGACGCCGGAAAAAAGGCTCCCGGCATCCAGGCCCATGATCATGAAACCCAGCTGGCTGATCGTGGAGTAGGCCCATATCTGCTTGATGTCCCGGCTCACCATGGCCATGGTGGAAGCCAGCAGCATGCTGACGGTGCCGATGGTCAGACCGACGGTCATGGCGACGGGGGACAGCAGGAAGAACGGGAAAAGTCTTTCGAAAAGGTAAACCCCCGCGGCCACCATGGTGGAGGAATGCAGCAGGGCACTCACCGGGGCCGGACCTTCCATGGCGTCCGGCAGCCAGGTCATCAGCGGGAACTGCGCGCTTTTTCCGATGATCCCGCCAAAGATGAGGACGGCGGAAAGCGTGAGGAGGTTCGGAGGCATGCGCTGCGCCATCTCCGGACCGTCGATTTCCAGGATGTTGAGGTTGCCCAGGTGCAGCAGGACGAGCAACATGCCGATAAACAGCGCCACATCCCCCGCTCGCGTCATCACGAAGGCTTTCTTGCCCGCCTGGCTGGCGCTGAATTTCCGGTACCAGAAACCGATCAGGAGGTAAGACGACAGTCCGACCAGTTCCCAGAACACGTAGAGCTGGAACAGGGTCGGAGCAATGACCAGGCACATCATCGCCCAGACGAAGAGCGACATGAAGGCGAAATAGCGCGAAAAACCCGTGTCGCCGGCCATGTATCCTAGAGAGTACACCTGGATCAGAAAACTCACCGCCGCCACGACCAGGAGCATGAGCAGGCTGACGGGATCGAGCAGATATCCCACGGGGATGCCCGTATCGCCGGAAATCATCCACCGGGTGGTGTATTGAACCGGTTTTCCGGTGTGCCAGTGAAGGCACAGCAGAACAACGGCGCCGACCAGGGAAACCGTGACGGCCCCGATGGACAGACCGGCGGACAGCCGCGGACGCGACCGGGTCAAGAGCATGATGAGGACAAAGGAGACGAAAGGCGCCACGGTTGTGAGCACGGCCGTCGTGAGCGTCATGTCCTCGGGCTGGAAGGGGCTCATTGCGGTCCTCGCCGTTCGAATGACTGCATGGCGTCACCCGCCTTCATAAGGTTGTACGCGGCCGGATCGAAAGAACCGGTCCGCCGAAACGCGTAGACGATGATGGCGAGTCCTATGGACACCTCGGTGGCGGCCACCGCCAGGATAAAGAGAACGAAAGCCTGTCCTTCCATGCTCTGCCAGCGCGCCGCCGCCCCGATGAAGGCGATGGAGGCGGCGTTGAGCATGATTTCCACGCCCAGCACGATCATGATCAGGTTGCGTCGAGCGACGGCGCAAAAGACACCGAGCCCGAAGAGCGCGCCGGCAAGCAGCAGGACATGGCCAAAGGGTACGATCATTCCACTTCCTCGACTTCGTTTCTTCCTTTGTGTCTTCCCAGGTGAAGGGCTCCCACCAGGGCCACCAGCAACAGCAGGGACACGATCTCGACGGAAAGCCAGTGATTCTGAAAAACATACCGGGCAAACTCCCGGGGGGTGGCCAGAACCGTCTGCAACGGGATTTCGGTCCCCGGGGTCGCCGATATCATGAGAATTCCGACCACGAGGTAAACGAGGCCGAAAACGGCGGCGGGCAGCCACTGGCCGGGAGGGAACATGAGCTCCCCGTACGATTCGATCCGGATCATCATGACGATGAAAAGAAACAGGACCATGATCGCGCCCGCGTAGATGATCACTTCGAAGGCCGCCAGGAGCGGCGCTCCGAAGAGATAGAAGAGCACGGCGGTGCCGAAGTAGGAGAAGATCAGGTAGATCACCGCGTGCACCAGGTTTCGGCGGGTGATGGCCATCGCCGTCGATGCGACGGTGATCCCCGCCACGATATAGAAGAGAAACGCATAAAGGGTCATACGCAACCCGCCCGTCCGAAGACGCCTCCCCGAAGACCGAAATTATGGAAGATTGCTCCGGAGTCCATGGCTTTTCTCCACGATGATCCGCGGAATCGGGCCCCGAAGGCCGCCGTTACGGAAGATTGCTCCGGAGGTCCACCGGCTCATCCTCCTGGACGTGTTCTCCCTTGCCGCCCACATCCGTGGTCACGCCGGCGTATTTGTAGAAGTTGTACTCCTTGTCCTTCCCCTGGTGGTCCACCAGCAGGTCCTCCTTCTCGTACACGAGCTTCAGAATGTCCCGTTCGCACGTTTCGAAAAAGGGGGTGAGTTGAATCGCCGAGGTCGGACAGGCTTCCTCGCAAAGCCCGCAATAGATACAGCGCGCGAAATTGATCCGGAACCAGGCCGCGTGGCGGCGCCCGTCCTCCCTTTCCGCGGCCTGCATGGAAATGCAGCTCACCGGGCAGACCGCCGAACACAGATAGCACGCCACGCACCGTTCGCCGCCGTCCGGGTCGCGCGTCAGAACGATCACCGCGCGCGTCCGGGCGGGCAGAGCGCGTTTGACCTCCGGGTATTCCTCGGTCACCGGCTTGCGAAAAAGGTGCACGAACGTAGTGGCGAATCCCGATGCAAGCGCTCTGACCGCTTCCCATGCCGACGACATGACCTCAAGCCTTCCTTCTCTTCGGGGTCAAACCTACACTTTTCACATCCCTGCACTTTTCACAAGCTTCCAGGGGCCGAGGGGATCGCAACGAACCATGAAAACCTTTGGGGCCGAGGGCATTTTCGCGCAAATGCGGCAATCCCGATCCGGCAAGGTTTTCAGGACCGCGGCTCCCGGCCCGGCCGCGGGGCCATTCCGCTCCACCGCGGCACCCGCGCCCGCAGGAACGCCGGACATCACTTCCCCATCCACAGTACCCAGGCTCCCGTCACCATGATGTTGACCAGGGCGAGAGGGATCAGGACCTTCCAGCCGAGCGCCATCAATTGATCGTAGCGCAGCCGGGGCAGTGTGCCTCGCACCCAGATCATGATCAGCGCCACCAGGACGATCTTGATGAACAGCCAGACAACGGGCGGCAGAAGCGGCCCGTGCCAGCCCCCGAGGAAAAGCACCGCGACGAGGCCGCCCAACACCTGCATGTTGACGTACTCTCCGAGAAAGAAGAGCCCGAAACGCATCCCGCTGTATTCCGTGTGGAAGCCGGCGCCCAGCTCGTTCTCAGCTTCGGGCAGGTCGAACGGAATCCGTTTGATCTCCGCCATCGCGCTGATCACGAAAATCGCGAAAGCGACCGGCTGCGTCAGGATGAACGGGTACTTCTCCTGGGCTTGAACGATATCCACCAGGCTGAAAGAACGTGCCTGCATGACGACCGGCACGATGGCCAGTCCCAGGGACAGCTCATAGCTGATCATCTGGGCCGCGCCCCTTATCCCCCCCAGAAGGCTGTACTTGGAATTGGAAGCCCAGCCGCCGAGGGCGACTCCGTAGACTCCCAGGGACGACAGCGCGAAGAAGTAGAGCAGGCCGACGTTGAGGTCGGCCACCACGAGCGGTATCTTCATGCCCCACAGCGTCACGTCCTTCCCGAAGGGAATCACGGCGAACACGAGCAGCGCCGTGGCGGCAACCACCGCCGGAGCCAGCATGAAAATGGTTCTCTCCGCCCCCTCGGGCACGGTGTCTTCCTTGGCGACCATCTTGACGATGTCGGCGATGGGCTGAAGCAGGCCGAATTTTCCCGCCCGGTTGGGTCCGTAGCGGATCTGGAGCCGCGCCAGGAATTTGCGCTCGAGCCACACGAGGTAGGCGGCCACGAGGAGCAATACCGCCAGCACGATCGTCAGCTTGGCGATCAAAACAAGAAAACCCGCCGTCCAGTTCAGCATGTCTTCCACCGTCGGATTACCGTCATTCCAAGCGCCGCCTCACCGATCGATGTCGGGCAGGATGTAGTCGACCGACCCGATGATCGCGATGAGGTCCGCGATGCTTTCCCCCCTGGCCAGGAGCGGCATCACCTGGACGTTTGCGAACCCCGGCCCTCGAATCCGCATGCGGTACGCGTATCCGAGGCCGTCGCCGACCACGTAGTACCCCTGCTCGCCCCGCGGAATCTCGCAGGACACATAGGCTTCACCCTTCGGGATTCTCGGCCCGCGGGTGACGTTGACGAAATGATGGATCAGGCTTTCGATGTTCTTCAACGTATCCCGGCGGTCGGGAATCACGTAACGGTAATCGTCCGTCACATGACGACCGGAAGGCATGTTCGCCGCCGCCTGCTCGATGATCCTCAGGCTCTGGCGCATCTCCTCGACCCGCACCAGGTAGCGCGCATAGCAGTCTCCTTCGACCGCCGTGGGAACCTCGAACTCGAAATTCTCATAACCCGAATAGGGGAACTTCCTGCGAAGATCCCACTCGAGACCGCAGGCCCTCAGGTTCGGCCCGCTCACCCCCCAGTCCACGGCATCCTCGCGGGAAATCCGCCCCACGCCCTGCGTCCTGGCCTTGAAGATGGGGTTTTTCCGGATGAGGCTCTCGTATTCCCGGAGGCGGCCCGGAAAGATCCTCACCAGAGCGTCCACGGCTTCCTTCCAACCCTCCGGCAGGTCCGCCGCGACGCCCCCAAGCCGGAACCAGGAAGGATGGAGCCTCCCCCCGGTGATGAGCTCAACGATGTCGAGAATCATCTCCCGTTCGGTGAACGTATAGAAATTGGGGGTCATGGCGCCGACGTCATGGGCATAGGTGGCGAACCAGACCAAGTGATTGCTCAACCGGAACAGCTCGCTGAGCAGCACCCGGATGACCTGGGCGCGTTCGGGAACCTTGATGTCCGCAAGCGTTTCCACGGCCATCACGTAGGGGAGATCGTTGGCGGCCCCGGCCAGGTAGTCCACCCGCGCGCAGTAAGGGATGAACTGGTGCCAGGTCTGGCGCTCTCCGATCTTCTCCACGCCGCGATGATGGTAGCCGATCTCCAGCTCGAGATCGGAAATTTCCTCCCCGTCGAGCGACACGACGTAGCGCAGCAAGCCGTGTGTGCTGACATGGCTGGGACCGATGTTGAGCACGAGCCGGTCCCCTCCGGGGTCTTTTGTGAATATTCCTCCGTCCGGAGGCTGATGAACCCGGGCATCGCCCAGGGTATACGGAGCCATCTGCGTGGCCCGTCCGGGATAGTCCTTTCTCAGGGGATGCCCTTCCCAGTCGTGGGGCATCATGATCCGGCGCAGGTTCGGATGCCCCTCGAAACGAATCCCGAAAAGATCGTACACTTCCCGTTCGTACCAGTTCGCGGACGGCCAGATGTCCGTAATGCTCGGCAAGGCCGGCTGCCGGCCGTGGAGACCCGTCTTGAGGCGCACTCTCCCCGCGGGCTCGAAGGAAAGGAGGTGATAGACCATCGTCCAGTCGGGATAAGCGCTCCGGTCGCGTCGGGCGGACTCGTCGACGGCCGTGAGGTCATCCAGGCGAAGGAACCTCGGTGAAGCCTCCTTCTTGAGAAAACCCAACACATCCTTCAGGCGGTTCGTCTCGACGTGGAACGTGGGCATGTCCGAGGTGAATGGCTCTTCGCGGACCGCATCGCCGAAGCGCTCGCTAAGCACGCGGGCCAGTTCCTTTTCCCTTTCGCTCGATTCGATGCGCCGCGCGGGCGGCGTCCACATGAGATCGGAGCGGCTTCCCGTGAAGGCCGGGGGGGTGTTGGCCGTTCCGCGGATGACCGTCCCTTCCATCCCGGGACCTCGCGGGTCGCGGGATTTGGTCGCACCATCCACCAATACGGGGCGAGTGCTCCCCTGGGAACCTCCCGGCAGATGCAGCACCGAACGGGCCGGCCGCTCCTCGGCGGCGATCTTCTTCTGAAGAAGCGTGAGCCCCTGCAGTACCGCCTCGGGCCTTGGCGGACAACCGGGGATGTAAACGTCCACGGGCAAAATCTGGTCGATTCCCTGCACCACGCTGTAAACGTCGTACATGCCCCCGCAGTTGGAACAGGACCCCATGGAGATCACCCATTTGGGCTCCGCCATCTGTTCGTAAAGGCGCAGGACGACCGGAGCGATCTTCTTGAACACCGTTCCGGAGACGATCAGGAGATCGGCCTGCCTGGGTGAAGGACGCAACACCTCGGCGCCGAACCGGGCCATGTCGTAGCGCGGCGTGAAGGCTGTCGCCTCCTCGACAAAACAGCAGGAAAGCCCGAAAAACAGCGGCCAAAGGCTGTATTTGCGCGACCAGTTGAGCACGAAGTCCGCCGCGCTCAGAAAACGGTCGCTCATTTTTTCCCGTACGACGGCCTCCAATCAAGCCCTCCCTTTTTCCAGACGTACACCAGCCCGACCAGCAACAAGCCGATGAAAAAAGACATCTGCAGCCATCCCGCCCAGCCCAGTTCCTCGAAGGCGACGGCCCAGGTCAGGATGTAGGCGCCTTCCATATCGAAAATCAGGAAAAAGATCGCCACCAGGTAAAATGGAACGGGGTAGCGCAGGCGCGCCGACCCGGTGGGAATGATACCGCATTCGTAAGGCCGGGCCTTTTCGACGCCGGGCTTTCGTTCTCCCAGCCACCACGCGACGAACAACTGGACGGCCACGAAAGCCGCCACCAGCACGGCGTAGACCGCCAGGCTGAACATGCCCGGTTCCCAGGGCGACAGCGATCCATCGGGGGATATGGGTTGCATGCCTTCTCCACAGCTCCATCGAGCATCCACGCCCGGTCCGCCGGGCCGCATTCCGCCAATGCGCATGATTTCGCGGCTCAACCCGGGCGTCGTATTACCTCACGCAACGACGCCACGGCGCGACGAAAGCCTCCTGCTTGCGTCGGCCGACTTCCGCAGGCAGACGCAAAGCCGCTCGACCGGACGATCTCACCCCGTCGCGCGCCGGGGCACGACTCCCCTCTTTTCCACCAACTCATTCGTTGCGGCGTTGCTCCGTGGCGTGAGACCGGGTCGCGTTGAAAATGCCGGCATTGGGCGGGAGGGCATAAAGTCCACCCCTTTTCTACGTCTGACGTGCACATCGGTCCGTAAGGGCTGGGTTTATCCCCGCCCGCGCCACCTCCCGATGGGCAGGTGTTGTGTCATCTTGAACGCGCCCCGGTATCAGTCTTGCCGTTTACCGGCCAAGTTAAGACTGAAACGGCTTGTAGTAAACGACCTGATTCGCGGTGCACGCAATAAAAGGGGCTTCATCCCTCAAGGCGGCCAAATGGAACATTGAATCGGGAGGCTTCGGGCGACGCCGCGGCTGAACCGCTCTTCATCGTTCAAGCGTGCCCGCGGGGAATGACGATTTCTGTGAGAATACCCTCGGCCTGAAGGATTTTCATGTTCCGTTGCGGACCCGCGCTCACGGCAATTTGTGAGAAGCGGGTTTTGTGAAAAGTGTAGGTTTGACCCCGTAGTCCACTCAGATGGAGTCATGATCCGGGTGCCGGTTGGCAGCAATCACCCGGAAGGCAACGTCTTCATGGGTTCTCTTCTCGATCTGACGGGAACTGGGAAACCCTGTGCAATAAGCATAGAAGAGAAGCGCGGTCATCATTCCGGGTTCATACGGGGGTTGACCCCGACCGTCTCCCTTGTAGGAGGCGTACAGTTCCGAGAGGTCCAGCTGCTCGACCACATCCAAAATGAAGTGGGCCAAGTGTCCCTCGGGGAGCCAGTCCAGCAACGAGGGTGGGAGCAGCAGCAGTTGCTTTCGGTCGCAGGATTTGAACATCTTTTCCATAGTGGAGCCATGATACCATAAAATGGCTTCCAATGCGAATTCTCCGACACGCTCCTAGTCAGTCGATGCTCCGAAACTCCTGTTTGAAAAATCGTTTGGACATGGCATGGAACCGAAGATTTTCTGGTCCGCCTCGGGCGGAACGGGTCGAGAACACAGGAATTCTTTCCGAAACGACCCTAATCCTGATGGGTGACTGGTGCGGCAGAAACTGACCGCGAAAACCCAAGGAAACTGCGGGAGCTGCGAGGATGTTGGTGACGATTGCACATAGCAGGAAAGCAATGAGCGAAAGGCGGTCCGCCCCAAGAGGCAAACTCGGCCTGGATCGTTTTTCGCAAAATGGTGTCTTCCTTGCCTTGGGGGAGGTTTTTACTCTTGACCCCAGCCTTTTAAATGGGTGACCCCGTAGTCCACTCTCCGTTCTTCCCCCGGTCCCGCGACCACATGCTCGTGCACGCGGTGCTGCACGATTCGCCGCGGGAATACACACAGCATCATGAGTAATTGTTAAAAGTGAAAAGTGTAGATCTGACCGATTAATCCACGAAGTGTGACCATTTTGAACTTATCTATTTGGATGAAGTATATATATTGATCTATAGCTTACTTTCAGATCTCACCTTGCTTATAGAATGCATAAAGTCTAGCAATTATGCTGTAACCAAAATCTGCTAAGTCTTTTTCAGTAAAATCAAGTTCTTCAAAAATGCTATCATCATATTCCTTAAATGTAATAATAACATCTTTTATCCATTTTGACGGTTTATCACTTATTTGAATTAGATCATCCATAGTGATTTTAAGTTTGGAATTAGCAGATCTTTCCAAACCTATCATCACAGCTCTTTTTTGTTTTGTCATTTTGTACCCCATGGTGGGAGTGGTGGCGTTATATCGCTTCCCTGTAAGCAACGGGCATAACGTGCGTACGCTTGACGTTCACATATTGCATACGCTGTTTTTCCATCTCTCTTGCCAAGCGCTGAACAGGTGGCCAAGTCCCTTGTCAAATTTTCTTCACACTTTCGTTCGAGGTCATCTTCTTTACATGGCTCCGATATGGCATATCCTGCGGCCACACCAATCCCTGCACCAATGGCCGCACCGATAACTGCTCCTGGGGGACCACCAATAAAGCTGCCAGCCCCAGCACCGATCGCAATGGTGTTCTCACCTGCCAGATCGATCTTGTTGATAGGATCATTCTCCGTGTAAACATACGGATTGATCCCGCCTGCTAATCCTATCGGGTCAGGGGTCATGTACCTCCCGGTTTTTGGATCATAGTACCGGTGCCGGTTGTAATGCAAGCCCGTCTCGGCATCGTAGTACTGACCCGGGAAGCGGAAGTTGTTGACGACGGTGGAGGCGGGATGGATCGTCGCTTCGCCGAAGCCGTCGTAGGCGGCTTCCCAGACCGCGGTGTTGGTGGAATCGGTCATGAGCTCGGGCGTTCCCAGGAGGTCGTTGTGAGTGAAGTACACGCACACCTTGGTGTTCCCCGAACAAACGGCCCCGGCGCCGGGATCGGCCATCGCAAGGCGGCTCCTTCCGTGGTGGATGTACTCCTTTTGAATGCCGCCGCCGGTTCCCTCGGCCTCGCAGACGAGGTTCCCGCTAAAATCGTAGAGATAGAGCGTCGCGACCCCTCCCGCCGTCTTTGCCGCCCTCTGGGCGAACCCGTTGTAGACGTAGGTGCCTAAGGGGTTTCCGTCTTCGGAGACTCCGATCAAACGGTTTTCCTGGTTGTAGGTGAAAACCCGGTTCGTTCCCGAGGCGATAAGGATCGTGTTCCCGTTGGCGTCATAGTCGAAGGTTTTGCCTTGCGCGGTCGCGACGGCGCTCAGGCGGTTCGTTCCGGCAGCGTAGGCGTAAGTTTCGCTCACCGAGGCGTCAACGATGGTGTGAAGCTGGTTTTCCGCGGAGTCGAAGTCGTAGGCTTTTGTCAGCTGCGGGCGCTCGGCAAGGCTCAGCCGGTCCAAGGTGTCGTAGGCGTAGACGCGGTTCACCCACGGAGTGGAGGCCGTGCCCGCGATCGTGTGAAGCTGCCCGTTGGGGTAGTAGGTGAAGTCGCGCTGCATGGAGGCGCCGCGATTTGCCGCGGTGAGACGCCCGTTGAGATCGTATTCGCTCACCACGCTCCCGGCGTTTCCCCAGCCCATGCCGGTGGCCTGGCCGAAAGGCTGGTAGGTGAGGTTCTCGAGGATGGTCGTGGCCGATTCGGCCCCGTAGGTCGTGCTCACCCCGGTGAGCTTGCATCCGCAACCCGCGCGGCTGTAGGTCACCGTCCTGCCGCTCGGATAGGTCAGCTGGTTCACTCGGCCCGCGGGGGAAAACGTGCGCGAGAGGGTGAATTGAAACCCCGAAACGGTGGATTTCTTCTCCTTGAGCCTTCCCCTGGCGTCGTAGTTCAAGAGGGTAGTGCCGGAAGGATCCGTGACGGTGGTCGGATGCCCCTTGCCGTTTGCGCGCTGGTCGTAGGTGTAGCTCACCGTGTAGGCGCCAAGATCCCCCACGGCCGGGTAGCTCGCCTCCTTGATCCGGTAGAGAAGGTCGCTGGTGTAGTCCGTGCGGATGCCTCGTGCATCGATCCTCCACACCAGGGTCCCTTCCGCCCGGTACCCGTACGTGGTGGTCCCGGAATCCGCGGAACCGACCCCGATGAGGTTCCCCATGTCGTCGTACGTGTACGTGGTGGTGTGCCCAAGGGCGGGATTGGCCGGATCGCCCGGCCAGGAGGGGATTCGCCACGGTGGTTACGCGCCTTTTGCCGGCAACCTTTGTGACGGCGTAAGAGCAAATCCGATTGCAGGAATCCGCCACATCCGCCTGGCTGCCGCTCACGCAGCTCACAGAAAACAGCCCCTTGGCGCCCAGGAGAGAATATCGATTTCTGTCGGGACAGCCAGGAATTGCAGTGTTCGCAGAACTGACCGCCAACCCCTTCGACAGCTCCGGTCGTCGATTCGGGTGTAAAAGTGAAAAGTGTAGGTTTGACCCCGTAACCGATACTGTTCACCTTCCTCTAGCGAAAGCTATTAGAGTTAGAAAAAATACTGCTATTCCAATGAATCCGACAATCCGCAGAGAAATAATATAGCTGTGACTCTTCATCCACTCAAGAAATGGGTTGAGTCTGGCAGCTGATGGGTATCGGGCGAAGTATTTAAGGGCTGCCGTCTGAATTTTATCTGGGAAAAAGAAGCACGCTACCCCGCCCAATAAGAAAGTTGAGGCGATCATCAAAGTACCCAGTTCATTTTTCATTGGATTCTCAACTCCTTATCTTACCACCCGAATCCGAATTTTGTTACTTTCCAAGAGTAATGGTAACTTGCCCCAGCTTGAGGGGATACAAAGCCGACCTCCG from Syntrophobacter fumaroxidans MPOB includes these protein-coding regions:
- a CDS encoding complex I subunit 4 family protein; the protein is MQIADAGFPYLSAILVSCLAGLLLIVAIPEERKALIRRVSAVFSGITLVLSVIVFCAYDKSQGGLQFVEKVMWIPSLGIQYFNAADGFNLPNLLLTGIVFFTGVLTMWELETRVKEYYALYFLLVLGVFGLFMSMDLFFIFVWYDVSLFPMYLLIAVWGHTRKEYGAMKLTLYLLAGSALILPAIVYLFTRSGLNTFDVVALMQPGVFSADVQKFAFPLLYLGFGILAGVWPFHTWSPVGHVAAPTGVSMVHAGVLMKIGAFGILRVGIFLCPLGWQYWAQLMALLAAVGIIYGALVGLRQTDLKYVIGYSSVSHMGVVGLGLSTVSVDGLNGAVFQMFSHGIMTALLFSSVGYIYDRTHTKMIPELGGLSRIMPVASAYFILAALAGMGVPGLANFWGELVVFIAAVKVYPVRGIVAVLALVVTALFMLRVVQKTFYGPENERHAHLPDVSFGLGVPRMILAFVLVLFGLYPALMFDVIQTASIPFMNGLPK
- a CDS encoding NADH-quinone oxidoreductase subunit 5 family protein, with product MSPFQPEDMTLTTAVLTTVAPFVSFVLIMLLTRSRPRLSAGLSIGAVTVSLVGAVVLLCLHWHTGKPVQYTTRWMISGDTGIPVGYLLDPVSLLMLLVVAAVSFLIQVYSLGYMAGDTGFSRYFAFMSLFVWAMMCLVIAPTLFQLYVFWELVGLSSYLLIGFWYRKFSASQAGKKAFVMTRAGDVALFIGMLLVLLHLGNLNILEIDGPEMAQRMPPNLLTLSAVLIFGGIIGKSAQFPLMTWLPDAMEGPAPVSALLHSSTMVAAGVYLFERLFPFFLLSPVAMTVGLTIGTVSMLLASTMAMVSRDIKQIWAYSTISQLGFMIMGLDAGSLFSGVFHLTTHAGFKALLFLCAGVFIHRHQTNDIFELSRLGVRSLKAPMVCTVIAVGSLAGLPPLSGFFSKEVILAGLGDLANPMWLTAALLGVFLTAYYGFRLVFILLFPREPAERAGQNEGDRGSEAEHGHGGTAHWLMTWPLILLAAATVLLGFLEKPLERFLLGGSAPPGIHSSGYLALVPYIALALALAGIGLAWVEFGRRSAPRVGFVERVPALHRLFAERWYIDHFYRLALDRLIDRGIARLFQDNDDKVIDGGIDGVCRGTVFGGRLASALQSGMIQYRLLATFVVMVMLAVYFFL
- the nuoK gene encoding NADH-quinone oxidoreductase subunit NuoK, yielding MIVPFGHVLLLAGALFGLGVFCAVARRNLIMIVLGVEIMLNAASIAFIGAAARWQSMEGQAFVLFILAVAATEVSIGLAIIVYAFRRTGSFDPAAYNLMKAGDAMQSFERRGPQ
- a CDS encoding NADH-quinone oxidoreductase subunit J family protein; translated protein: MTLYAFLFYIVAGITVASTAMAITRRNLVHAVIYLIFSYFGTAVLFYLFGAPLLAAFEVIIYAGAIMVLFLFIVMMIRIESYGELMFPPGQWLPAAVFGLVYLVVGILMISATPGTEIPLQTVLATPREFARYVFQNHWLSVEIVSLLLLVALVGALHLGRHKGRNEVEEVE
- the nuoI gene encoding NADH-quinone oxidoreductase subunit NuoI, whose protein sequence is MSSAWEAVRALASGFATTFVHLFRKPVTEEYPEVKRALPARTRAVIVLTRDPDGGERCVACYLCSAVCPVSCISMQAAEREDGRRHAAWFRINFARCIYCGLCEEACPTSAIQLTPFFETCERDILKLVYEKEDLLVDHQGKDKEYNFYKYAGVTTDVGGKGEHVQEDEPVDLRSNLP